GAAAAAGATCGTGTTCGTATTACGAGTGGGGTGAGACACGGTAAAACTACTGGAGCCCCAATTACCCTTCATGTGGAAAATAAAGATTGGACACATTGGCAAAAGATCATGGGAACAGAGCCGATCAGTGAAGAAGAAGAAAAAGAAATAAAAAGAAAGTTAACGAGACCACGTCCAGGACATGCGGATTTAAATGGAGCAATCAAATACCGTCATCGTGATATGAGAAATGTCTTGGAACGTTCATCTGCCCGTGAAACGACAGTAAGAGTAGCCGTCGGTGCAGTTGCTCAAAAAATTCTACAATACTTCGAAATTGAACTTTGTGGGCATGTTCTTGAAATAGGTGGAATTCGTTCTGAAGAGAGTTCATATAAAAAAATAAGTGAGCTGAAAGAATTAACCGAAGCATCAGAAGTAAGGTGTCTAGATGAAGAAGCATCTGAAAAAATGAAAGCTGCGATTGATCAAGCGAAAAAAGATGGTGATTCGATAGGGGGGATCGTTGAAGTTGTTGCAACGAATGTTCCTGTTGGCTTAGGGAGCCATGTCCATTATGATCGTAAGCTTGATGGCAAAATTGCCCAAGCAGTGATGAGCATTAACGCTTTTAAAGGAATTGAAGTAGGCGTTGGGTTTGAAGCTGCAAGAATGTTAGGAAGCGAAGTTCATGATGAAATTACTTATTCAGAAGCTGAAGGTTTTTCACGTAAGACGAACCGTCTTGGGGGATTTGAAGGAGGGATGACAAATGGTATGCCAGTTGTCGTTCATGGTGCAATGAAGCCGATCCCGACGCTTTATAAACCTTTACAAAGTGTTGATATTGATTCGAAAGAACCTTTTTCAGCGAGTATTGAAAGGTCAGATAGTTGTGCCGTACCTGCTGCAGCTGTTGTATGTGAAGCCGCAGTTGCTTGGGAACTAGCAAATGGATTTTTAGATAAATTTGGATCAGACACGATGGAAGATATCAAAGATCATTATGAAGACTATCAAAACAAGGTAAGGAATTTTTAAATGTCTGAACCAAATATAACGATTCAATCATCTAGTCATACGTATCCGATATATATAAAGCCTTCGATTCGTTTTCATGTAAAAAGTTATTTACAAAAACAGTTAAGTGATGAGCCCTCATCGATTTTAATTATTACTGACAATCATGTTGAGAGTCTTTATTTAGATGATGTTCTCCAATCTTTTTCAAACGATAACAATGTTTTTACGTATGTGATTTCAAGTGGAGAGCAATCAAAATCCCTACAACAGTACGAAAATCTTTTAACATTTGCCTTGCAAAAACAACTTGACCGAAAATCATTGATTATCGCATTAGGTGGAGGAGTAGTAGGTGATATTGCTGGTTTTGTTGCATCTTCATATATGCGAGGAATCCCCTTTGTACAGATACCTACAACATTATTAGCTCATGATAGTAGTGTTGGAGGGAAAGTAGGAATTAACCATCCATTAGGAAAAAATATGATTGGTGCTTTTCACGCACCAACTCTAGTTTTATATGATCCAGAATGTTTACGAACACTCCCAGAAACAGAATGGCGTTCTGGGTTTGCAGAAGTCATAAAGCATGGTTTTATTTCTGATCCTAAGTTATTACAATGGTTGCTTAATAATGTTCATTCATTTGATTCATTAACGATGGAACAAATGACGAACATGCTCATTGATTCGATATCTGTAAAAGCGAAAATTGTTGAAGAAGATGAGCGAGAAAAAGGGGTACGTGCTTTTTTAAACTTCGGGCATACACTTGGTCATGCAATTGAAGGGGAATTAGGTTACGGTGAAATGACGCACGGGGAAGCAGTCTTAATCGGTATGATGTTTGCACTAGAATTAAGTGAGGAGTATTTTAA
The Bacillus shivajii DNA segment above includes these coding regions:
- the aroC gene encoding chorismate synthase, whose product is MRFLTAGESHGPELTAIIEGVPSHLPLTEDDINVHLQRRQKGYGRGRRMQIEKDRVRITSGVRHGKTTGAPITLHVENKDWTHWQKIMGTEPISEEEEKEIKRKLTRPRPGHADLNGAIKYRHRDMRNVLERSSARETTVRVAVGAVAQKILQYFEIELCGHVLEIGGIRSEESSYKKISELKELTEASEVRCLDEEASEKMKAAIDQAKKDGDSIGGIVEVVATNVPVGLGSHVHYDRKLDGKIAQAVMSINAFKGIEVGVGFEAARMLGSEVHDEITYSEAEGFSRKTNRLGGFEGGMTNGMPVVVHGAMKPIPTLYKPLQSVDIDSKEPFSASIERSDSCAVPAAAVVCEAAVAWELANGFLDKFGSDTMEDIKDHYEDYQNKVRNF
- the aroB gene encoding 3-dehydroquinate synthase — encoded protein: MSEPNITIQSSSHTYPIYIKPSIRFHVKSYLQKQLSDEPSSILIITDNHVESLYLDDVLQSFSNDNNVFTYVISSGEQSKSLQQYENLLTFALQKQLDRKSLIIALGGGVVGDIAGFVASSYMRGIPFVQIPTTLLAHDSSVGGKVGINHPLGKNMIGAFHAPTLVLYDPECLRTLPETEWRSGFAEVIKHGFISDPKLLQWLLNNVHSFDSLTMEQMTNMLIDSISVKAKIVEEDEREKGVRAFLNFGHTLGHAIEGELGYGEMTHGEAVLIGMMFALELSEEYFKVSLPIKPFKNYVKQLGYETSVPNVLHPSGLIQRMKRDKKSTYSSIRFVLLKDVGSPSLEEVDETMLYTLLSRKENDH